TCGAATGGAAGCACATGAACGGTATCCGTGGAAGCTTCGGCATCCCGTTGGATGACCGGTCATGGTTTGAAGCTTCGTTCTGGGGAATTGAAGAGCAATCGGACGCACTCCGCGTGCCTCGCATTCCACCAACAAGTCTGAATAACGTCTTCGGAAAACCTCCCATCCAGTTCATTGCGACAACTTTCACCACCGACGGAGAAGTTGGAACTGCGATTGCCGTTTATGACCAGGACTTCTCCAGCAACTACCGAGTCAATCTGTGGTCTGCGGAAGCCAACTACGTCGAAGACCTTCGTATTCCGTTCGACGGCTGGAAACTTCAGTCGATCATTGGTTACCGACACGAAGAGTATTCAGAACAACTGAACTTTGGCGGAACGTTTACGAACATCTCCGGATACCTCGACGACGGAGTCGACATCGATGGACCGTTGGCCAATCCACAAACCAACAATATCGATTCCAAAGTCCACAACTTCCGTCATGCTCTTCAGTTTGGAATTCGTTCCGAGATCACGCAGAACTGGTTGACCGTTGGTGTGGAACCTCGCGTCGCCTTTGGTATTGCTCAGGTTCGCCGACGTGTGAAAGCTGTCAACGTCGTCCAACCGGGAACTCTGTTCGATGCCAGCCCGGACCCGGTCTACACATCCGATCGAATTATCCAGTTCGCACCATCTGCTGACTTGAACCTCTATGCGAAGATCGACGTCAATCGCTGGCTCAAGTTCAAAGTCGGCTACAACCTGATCTGGCTCGGCCGTCTCGGAACTGCAGACAGCAGCTTCACACTCAATCAGATCTCAAGCGACGATCCAACGCTGCCTCCGACAGCTGATGTCCGCGTCAAGCAAGGTTTCGGAAATGCGATGATCTCGGCCCTGACACTCGGTGGAGAGATTATTCTCCCCTGATCCAGAGCCAATCAATTCAACGCACAAACACGCTTAAGCAACTCGATCTGATTCTCGAGACAAGTGATTCGTGAAAGTTCCCGAAGGCGGTCGTCAAACACTGCCTTCGTGAGCGAATCCTTAAGCCCGGGATCTGAATCATCCGTTGTCTTGGGAATCGTTGAGTAAGCCAGCTTCGCTCAACAGTTGATGATATTCGTCGGGCGAGTTCATGCTCTTCAGAGAGTCGAGTTGCGGATCGAACTCTCTTAGTCGTTCTTCAGCGATCGTCTTCACATCGCACCTCTCGACAAGCCGTCGCGGACGACGCTCTCCGTGAGAGTAAAGCTCTTCAACCTTGTCTCTGATCGACATGCGATAAACAGCGGAAAGCGGATGCAGAAATCCGCCGGCTTCCGGAATCGCCATTTCAAAATCTTCGAGTTCGCCGATCACGCCGTTGAGAAATTCGAGTCGAATCAACGGGACATCG
This DNA window, taken from Thalassoglobus sp. JC818, encodes the following:
- a CDS encoding BBP7 family outer membrane beta-barrel protein, producing the protein MTAQAKLVRCVERGRELISAAISRCDQQLRFGIKSLAVGVLASACTCSAADLMAQDWPPPASAMPPGGYAQPVGFHQHVDDGAYCPPEYAALEAELFPKERPMHDIVMPFDQALHSVFQDSWMRLEYMYGRVYKNGGRVLGSRTTDINGNTLNNVTDQFPLLFADGITTGDAIVPDTDSIEWKHMNGIRGSFGIPLDDRSWFEASFWGIEEQSDALRVPRIPPTSLNNVFGKPPIQFIATTFTTDGEVGTAIAVYDQDFSSNYRVNLWSAEANYVEDLRIPFDGWKLQSIIGYRHEEYSEQLNFGGTFTNISGYLDDGVDIDGPLANPQTNNIDSKVHNFRHALQFGIRSEITQNWLTVGVEPRVAFGIAQVRRRVKAVNVVQPGTLFDASPDPVYTSDRIIQFAPSADLNLYAKIDVNRWLKFKVGYNLIWLGRLGTADSSFTLNQISSDDPTLPPTADVRVKQGFGNAMISALTLGGEIILP
- a CDS encoding molybdenum cofactor guanylyltransferase, yielding MTSDDQSNLGAILLCGGRSSRMGRPKHMLPFGGRTVLEIVAETIGKVAERIVVVAASGQELPTLDTSCEIIRDEEEFQGPLAGLLLGMRHFDSATDRVFLSGCDVPLIRLEFLNGVIGELEDFEMAIPEAGGFLHPLSAVYRMSIRDKVEELYSHGERRPRRLVERCDVKTIAEERLREFDPQLDSLKSMNSPDEYHQLLSEAGLLNDSQDNG